The following are encoded in a window of Vallitalea longa genomic DNA:
- a CDS encoding S-layer homology domain-containing protein, translating to MKKLSFSIILLICLTVNTMGVHANDEIIFSDVPEDNWATQNIKYLVSNNVINGFPDGTFKPSFNINKDAFIKMAVIALGYTDIEYDSKYWAANYINKALELGLIKEDQFFNYQEPITREEMASIISKAIDDKGNEKARDLIEDYVKDFSSVSYYYKEDVKDAYLLGIITGLPDGTFKPQNYSTRAEASAIIHRMMDKWQRKPFRAIQEDAPDEDNNDSSVSDNNGHEDNSSNKDNGNEVDERNNGSGTEIDEDTQIEYVHRVEDGEVIYSSEKIMKILKEYPLTPNQYSNDFEENNRMCTELNIKRMEYTQASKDAKEFIETLFTRDYKKLDKEKYAETLLYWLRAWWNYRDTSLKPKEFTKLWVDETEKWKVQQDIIFVTDSYRMGLINDRCHEILRGRMYFRYNNHENPDNIKHELELSEQMYSQVENLQMGKWYYVDVDVEMGRPMTNLNITWETSKFMLHSYHYLSDIRLVEGQ from the coding sequence ATGAAAAAATTAAGTTTCTCAATAATTTTATTAATATGTTTAACTGTTAACACAATGGGTGTCCACGCAAATGATGAAATTATATTTTCAGATGTACCAGAAGATAATTGGGCTACCCAGAACATCAAATATCTTGTATCCAATAATGTTATCAATGGTTTTCCAGATGGAACATTCAAGCCTAGCTTCAATATTAACAAAGACGCTTTTATAAAAATGGCTGTCATAGCTCTAGGTTATACAGATATTGAATATGATTCAAAATATTGGGCTGCCAATTATATTAACAAAGCCTTAGAACTAGGTTTAATCAAAGAAGATCAGTTCTTTAATTACCAAGAACCTATTACCAGAGAAGAAATGGCTAGTATCATCTCAAAGGCTATAGATGATAAAGGAAATGAGAAAGCAAGAGACCTTATCGAAGATTATGTAAAAGATTTTTCTTCTGTTTCTTATTACTACAAAGAAGATGTGAAAGATGCTTACCTTCTAGGTATCATAACAGGTTTGCCAGATGGAACGTTCAAGCCACAGAATTATTCAACAAGAGCTGAAGCAAGTGCTATTATTCATAGAATGATGGATAAGTGGCAGAGAAAGCCTTTTAGAGCGATTCAAGAAGATGCACCTGATGAAGATAATAATGATAGTAGTGTAAGTGATAATAACGGTCATGAAGATAATAGTTCTAATAAGGACAATGGTAATGAGGTAGATGAGAGAAATAATGGATCTGGTACAGAAATAGATGAAGATACACAGATTGAGTATGTTCATAGGGTAGAGGATGGGGAAGTTATTTATAGTTCTGAAAAGATTATGAAGATATTAAAGGAATATCCATTAACACCTAATCAATATTCTAATGACTTTGAAGAAAATAATCGTATGTGTACAGAATTAAATATAAAACGTATGGAATATACACAAGCATCAAAAGATGCAAAAGAGTTCATTGAAACCTTATTTACAAGGGATTATAAAAAACTAGATAAAGAAAAATATGCTGAAACACTTTTGTACTGGTTAAGAGCATGGTGGAATTATAGAGATACATCATTAAAACCAAAAGAATTTACTAAACTATGGGTAGATGAAACAGAAAAATGGAAAGTGCAGCAAGATATTATTTTTGTTACAGATTCTTATAGAATGGGTTTGATTAATGATAGGTGTCATGAGATTTTAAGAGGTCGCATGTATTTTAGATATAATAATCATGAAAATCCAGATAACATTAAACATGAACTTGAATTATCTGAACAGATGTATAGTCAAGTAGAAAATTTACAAATGGGAAAATGGTATTATGTTGATGTTGATGTGGAAATGGGTAGACCAATGACTAATTTAAATATAACATGGGAAACAAGCAAATTTATGTTGCATAGTTATCATTATCTTAGCGATATAAGATTAGTTGAAGGACAGTAG
- a CDS encoding HD-GYP domain-containing protein has translation MNDKNIRALSQILDTADHSVRTARISYNLAVKLGLNDIEIFNLLMGALLHDFGKLNLDQEILGIPGPLTKEQYEYIKNHTIFGYKLTKNIVNEEIRKAILNHHERIDGSGYQKKVNITLNEQILGIADVYDALTYRRCYSKKVHSHKEAITLMKKNNNFNNEILDKLASLNIDKKVG, from the coding sequence ATGAATGACAAGAATATAAGAGCATTATCTCAAATCTTAGATACTGCTGATCATAGCGTTAGAACCGCTAGAATTAGTTACAATTTGGCAGTAAAACTTGGATTAAATGATATAGAAATTTTTAATCTCTTGATGGGGGCCTTATTACATGATTTTGGAAAATTAAATTTAGATCAAGAAATTTTAGGAATACCTGGTCCTCTGACAAAAGAGCAATATGAATATATTAAAAATCATACTATTTTTGGTTATAAACTTACCAAGAATATTGTAAATGAAGAGATAAGAAAAGCTATTTTAAATCATCATGAAAGAATTGATGGAAGTGGATATCAAAAAAAAGTTAATATAACATTGAATGAACAAATATTAGGAATAGCAGACGTGTACGACGCTTTAACATATAGACGATGTTATAGTAAAAAAGTACATTCTCATAAAGAAGCCATTACATTAATGAAAAAAAATAATAACTTCAATAATGAAATATTAGATAAATTAGCATCTCTTAATATTGACAAAAAAGTAGGTTAA
- a CDS encoding type II secretion system F family protein, with protein MKGLIKELYGLVTVSHLSVILTIIILILNAIIIIELVSRINIKPIFNKTLNSLKGSMNTLDRKAKRNLIKVIKTQMQEDYTIKLNLLETLDITLIQRSNIKRYIPFANVYTLITFQGCIFIGLFSKVYGYFYSIITTSLICAFLSFLPIAILDIMGQYNSNKIRKLVSDFLSVLNSFLEVKNNLVYALDKTIEVMPEPFNTYLIECVVQIKNGVDTEVALDLLSYKVNIKEFYNIILNLKQNIKCKGNTIALIRRLEEEAHMIEKEYTNRKMQNYINQIMLYIIMIVAVILVYYSIQVNETLSDLYLHTTEGKVILDISTIIFFMGFYWNIKIKKFDY; from the coding sequence ATGAAAGGACTTATAAAAGAGTTATATGGATTAGTAACTGTATCGCACTTATCTGTAATACTAACAATTATAATATTAATCCTTAATGCAATAATAATTATAGAATTAGTTAGTAGAATCAATATAAAACCTATTTTTAATAAAACTTTAAATAGCCTAAAAGGATCTATGAATACCTTAGATAGGAAAGCTAAAAGAAATCTCATAAAGGTTATTAAAACACAGATGCAGGAGGATTATACTATTAAGTTGAATTTACTTGAAACATTAGATATAACTCTAATACAAAGGAGTAATATTAAACGATATATACCTTTTGCGAATGTATATACACTTATAACTTTTCAGGGATGCATTTTTATCGGACTTTTTTCTAAGGTATATGGATATTTCTATTCTATAATAACAACTTCATTAATATGTGCTTTTTTAAGTTTTTTACCTATAGCCATACTAGATATTATGGGACAATATAATTCAAATAAGATTAGAAAATTAGTATCAGATTTTTTGTCGGTACTAAATAGTTTCTTAGAAGTAAAAAATAATCTTGTTTATGCGTTAGATAAGACCATTGAAGTTATGCCTGAGCCTTTCAACACGTATTTAATAGAATGTGTTGTACAGATAAAAAATGGAGTAGATACAGAAGTAGCACTGGATCTTCTATCATATAAAGTAAACATCAAGGAATTTTATAATATAATATTAAATTTAAAGCAAAATATAAAGTGCAAAGGTAATACAATTGCTTTAATAAGAAGACTAGAAGAAGAAGCACATATGATAGAAAAAGAGTATACGAATAGGAAAATGCAGAATTACATTAATCAAATAATGTTATACATAATAATGATTGTGGCTGTAATATTAGTTTATTATAGCATACAAGTTAACGAAACGTTGAGCGATTTATATTTGCATACTACCGAAGGAAAAGTAATTTTAGATATTTCAACAATAATCTTTTTCATGGGATTTTATTGGAATATAAAAATTAAAAAATTTGATTATTGA